The genomic interval CGCCGCCCTCGCCAACCCCGGCACTCCCATGCAGCCCAGGTACGAGCTGCTCGCGCAGGCCAACGCCGAGGTCCTGGAACGGTTGCGCGCCGCGGGATCCCTGCGCGGCGGCGTAGAGCCGGAACAGGTGTGCCGTCTCCTGCTCGGCGTGGCCGCCGTCGCCGACCAGGGCCGACTCGATACCGGCGCTGTCCGCCCCATGCTGAGGATCATCGCCCAGGGACTGCTGCGCGCAGGCCCATGAGGCCTCGCTGTCGGAGGCGCCACCGCACTGACGCGGCGAACCTTGGTGGCCGACCGACGCATCACCGGACTGACCGGCGCGCGTCAGGTTCAGGCGCCGGCGGCCGACTCCAGGGCGGTGACGCGGGCGGATAGTTCCGCGATCACCTCGGCCAGTTCCGCGGTGACTGCGGCGACCACGGTCAGCACGAGCGCACCCACCTCGGCGAGCTCCTCCTCGGTCGCGTTGCGGTGACTGTGATGCATCGCGTCGTGCAGCCGAGCCCTGATCGTCTCCGTATTCATGGGCACTGACCCTAGAGCCATCGTCCGGCGGATCGCTCCGGGAAGGACGAAGAGTTCTTTCCCGGTTCAGGAAGACGGCAACATCAGCAACCGGGCCGGCCGGCCTGGGCGTAGGCCTCAGCCGACCGGGTGCACGGGCCCGGGATGAGCGTGGGGGGCCGGGTCGATCCGCGGGCCTGGATCGGTGCGCGGCATCGGGGCGCTACCGGTGTGCGGGCTCGGCGCGGGGTCGAAGTTCCCGTGCGGCGCAGGGTCGGTGCGCGTGTGGTGGCCCGGGTCGGTCCGCGGGCCTGGATCGGTGCGCGGCATCGGATCGGTACCGGTGTGCGGGCGCGGCGCGGGGTCGGTGCGCGTGTGGTGGCCCGGGTCGGTGCGTGAACCCGGGTCGGTGCCGGTGTGCGGCGCAGGGTCGGTGCGGGTGTGCGGCGGCGGGACCCGGTGCGGCGGGCCGGTGATCGGCCCTGGCCGCCCGCCGTCGTGGTGCGTGCCGTCGCGGTGCGCATCGCCGCGGTAGTGCCAGACGTGATTGTGGTGCCAGTGCGCGTCGGTGAACCCGTCGTCGGCGTACCAGCCGTCGTCCCGGCACGAACCCGGGTAGGACGAGTCGTCGACGCGGACCCGCGCGGCCGGGACCAGGCTGCCGCCGTCGGGGGCCACGAACCAACGAGCGCTGGTCCCGTAGGGCCCCTCCACGCTGTCCCCGAGGATCCAGCAGGCGACGTTCGCGCCGCGGCCGGCGGCCAGTACGAACACCACCGGGGAATCCGGCGTCGGCTCGGTACGGAACGCGGCACCACCCGGGCCGGCCGTCACCACCGGCAGATCCGGATCCACCTCGACCGGGGCCGCCAGGACGGTCGGCGCCGCGCGGGTCCCGGCGACTGTCACCGCCCCGGCACCGGATGCCGCGATCAGGGCGACAGCAGCGCCGGCGGACATGGTCCCTGCGGCGCGGATCAGGTTGCGCACGATTCCTCCAGCCTGGACGCACACCCGGTCCAGCCGGCCGGGTAGGAGCACCCTCACCGAGGGATTCGCACCCGAAAATCCCATTCCCGCACAGATGTCCGTCCGCTAACCGACACGGTGCCGGGATTTGTCGATCCCGCACCCTGCGCCGCCACATCCTTCCCGGCAGCTCCGGAGGCGTCTTGATCACTCCACCCGGCGGCAGCCATGCTGAGGCCGGTCCGCCGGCACCGGTGGTCAGGAGGCCGGCGGTGGAACCAAAGCGGCGGGGGTCGATGCTCGTCGAGTTCCCCGGCGACCTAGAGGTTCAGTGCACCCCGGCAGGTTCCAGGCCCCGGCCGCGCTCGTGTTCGACGTGCTCACCAGCCCGGACCAGGTGCGCACGTGGTTCGCGCCGTTCGGCTGCGTGATGACGGTCTGCGAGATCGACCTGCGCCCCGGTGGGGACTATCACCACGTGTTCGTCGACGAGAACGGGACCGAGTGCTCGTCGGGCGAGGATGACCAGGTTCGACGGCCAGGCAGACAGCTTCGACAAGATGGAAGCCGTCCTACGATCCGTGCACGACTGCGGCGGCAAGGCCTGTCAGTAGTCGCGATCGAAGTGACGCATCGTCAGACTCGCTCGTCCGACGACCCGACGACCCGACGGTTCCTCGGTCATCGGCTGCCCGGCCGAGCCGGACAGCCGATGAAACCAGGTCGGATCGGGTCGCCAGGCTGCCGTTCAGGCCTTCAGTTGGGCTGCGCTGGCGTAGATCGACTTGTATTCCAGGTAGGCGTTGAAGGCCTCCGGGCCGAGTTCGCGTCCCAGGCCGCTGTCCTTCATGCCGCCGAACGGGGCGCCGAGGTCGATGTTGTAGTGGTTGATGCCGATGGTGCCGGTGCGGACCCGGCGCGCGATGTCCAGGCCGCGTGCCTCGTCGGTGGTCCAGACCGAGCCGCCGAGACCGTAGTTACTGTCGTTGGCGATCGCGACCGCCTCGTCGTCGCTGTCGTAGGGGATGACTGCCATGACCGGGCCGAAGACCTCTTCGCGGGCCAGTCGGTCGCTGTTCTTGACGTCGGCGAAAACCGTCGGCTCGACGAACCAACCGCGGTCCTGGTTCGCGGGACGCCCGCCCCCGGTGATCAACCGGGCGTCGCTGTCGCGCCCGGCCTGGATGTAACCGAGCACCCGGTTCAGGTGGGTCTCACTGGCCATCGGCCCGCAGGTCACCTCCGGGTCCAGCGGGTTGCCGACGTTGAAGGAGTTGGCGACGGTCGCCACTGCGTCGACGACCTCCTTGTAGCGCGAGCGCGGCGCCAGGATCCGCGACTGGGTGGTGCAGGTCTGGCTGTTGTTCATGAACGAGGCGGTCGGCAGTCCGGCGATCAGCACGTCCAGGTCGGCGTCGTCGCAGATGATCGCGGCCGACTTGCCGCCCAGTTCCAGGGTCACGCGTCGGATGAGGCGACCGCACTCGGCCCCGATGATCCGCCCGGCTGCGGTGGAACCGGTGAAGGCGATCTTGTCGACACCGGGATGGGAGACCAGTGCCGCGCCCGCCTCGCGTCCGGCGAGCACGATGTTGAGCACGCCCGGGGGCAGACCGGCCTCCTGGGCGGCGTCGCCGAAGACGTAGGAGTCCAGTGCGGTCTCCGGCGACGGCTTGAGCACGATGGTGCAACCGGCCGCCAGCGCAGGGGCGATCTTGAACATGGCGAGCGCCTGCGGGTAGTTCCAGGGCGTGATCGCCCCGACGACCCCGACCGGCTCGCGGCGCACGATCGTGGCACCGGTCGCGCTGGGCCGGACCTCCTCGAGGGCGAGCTGCTTGATCAACTCCGCGTACATCTGCAGCATCATCGCCGGCGCGGCGCCGTTGAACATCGACGACAGCCCGATCGGCATGCCGTTCTCCTGGCTGACCAGCTTGCTGGTGGCCTCCCCGCGCGCCATCAGCGCCGCGGCGAAGCGATGCATCACCTCGGCCCGCTCGGCGGCGGTCGTGCGACCCCACGGTCCGGTGTCCAGCGCCCGCCGGGCAGCGAGCACCGCGGCGTCGATGTCCGCATCGGTGCCCAGGGACGCGGTGCCGAGCACCTTCTCGGTGGCGGCCTCCACAGCCACGTGCGTCTCGGAGCCGCGCGGCTGGACCCATTGCCCGTCGATGAAGAAGAGCCGACGGTCCAGATCGGTCTGCGGTTCGAGGGTTACGGTCACTGTTCCTCCTGCTAGGAACTGAAGGGGCTGAGGCCTGCTGTCCCCCTCGACCGCCGAGGCCCGCGGACGGGTCCGGCCGTGTCGAGGGGGACGTGGGTTTGTGAGG from Sporichthyaceae bacterium carries:
- a CDS encoding aldehyde dehydrogenase; translated protein: MTVTLEPQTDLDRRLFFIDGQWVQPRGSETHVAVEAATEKVLGTASLGTDADIDAAVLAARRALDTGPWGRTTAAERAEVMHRFAAALMARGEATSKLVSQENGMPIGLSSMFNGAAPAMMLQMYAELIKQLALEEVRPSATGATIVRREPVGVVGAITPWNYPQALAMFKIAPALAAGCTIVLKPSPETALDSYVFGDAAQEAGLPPGVLNIVLAGREAGAALVSHPGVDKIAFTGSTAAGRIIGAECGRLIRRVTLELGGKSAAIICDDADLDVLIAGLPTASFMNNSQTCTTQSRILAPRSRYKEVVDAVATVANSFNVGNPLDPEVTCGPMASETHLNRVLGYIQAGRDSDARLITGGGRPANQDRGWFVEPTVFADVKNSDRLAREEVFGPVMAVIPYDSDDEAVAIANDSNYGLGGSVWTTDEARGLDIARRVRTGTIGINHYNIDLGAPFGGMKDSGLGRELGPEAFNAYLEYKSIYASAAQLKA